A window of Actinomycetota bacterium genomic DNA:
CCGCGAGCGTGGACATCAAGTTCACGGCTCACGTGCTGGCGGGGCACTACACGATCACGCCGGTGACGACCGACCCGACGGGGCGGCGCGTCCACGACGCCCATCCCGAGGCCATCGTCTTCGAGGTCCAACCCGCTGCCGGTGGCACCGGGTTCGCCGACTTCCAGGCCTCGACCGCGGTCGCGGACGGTCCGGCGGTCGACCTCGACGCCATGCGCGCGGACGAGATCGAAGCCGACGAGGACGACGAGGACGGCGGGGAGGGTGGGCAACCGGTCGTGCTCGCGGGCGCGTAGGCGTGCGTGTCGCCGCGCTCGTCGTCAACTGGAACGGCGCTGACCACCTCGCAGCCTGTCTCGACTCTCTGCTCGCGCAGGACCATCGCGACCTCGACGTCTTCGTCGTCGACAACGCCAGCACGGACGCCTCGCACGAGGTGCTAGCTGGGTACCTCGACCGGGTGCGCGTTCTGTGGAACCCGACCAACCGCGGGTTCGCCGGAGGTGTGAACGACGGGCTGGCGGCCGCTGATGAGGTCGATGCCGTCCTCACCGTCAACCCCGACGTCGTGGCCCGCCCCGACTACGTCCGGCGCACGGTCGAGGTGCTGCGCTCGAGGGAACGCTGCGGGGCGGTCCAGGGCAAGCTGCTGAGGACCGCGCCGGCTCCCAGCGGTGATGCGGTGATCGACACCACCGGCCACGTCGCGTTCCGGACGCGACTCTTCCGCAACCGCGGGGAGGGCGAGGTCGACCGTGAGCAGTACGACGCACCGAGCGAGGTGTTCGGCGTCTCCGGCGCGCTCGCCCTGTACCGGCGCGCGATGCTCGACGACGTGGCGATCGATGTCGCCGGCCGACACGAGGTGTTCGACGAGGACCTGTTCGCGTTCTGGGAGGACGTCGACCTGGACTGGCGCGCCCGGATGCACGGCTGGGAGGCGTGGTACGAACCCGCGGCCGTCGCGGTGCACGAGCGAGGCGGAGCGGGACCGCGTCGGACGAGGCGCGTGGAGCAACTCAACTGGCAGAACCGACTCCTGGT
This region includes:
- a CDS encoding glycosyltransferase family 2 protein, which translates into the protein MRVAALVVNWNGADHLAACLDSLLAQDHRDLDVFVVDNASTDASHEVLAGYLDRVRVLWNPTNRGFAGGVNDGLAAADEVDAVLTVNPDVVARPDYVRRTVEVLRSRERCGAVQGKLLRTAPAPSGDAVIDTTGHVAFRTRLFRNRGEGEVDREQYDAPSEVFGVSGALALYRRAMLDDVAIDVAGRHEVFDEDLFAFWEDVDLDWRARMHGWEAWYEPAAVAVHERGGAGPRRTRRVEQLNWQNRLLVLWKNDTWPALLPALPGFLLTLLLKTGELLLTVPLAFVAALPDVRLVRRMLVKRAQVHAAPHPSHEIVRRWFGAFDYRAWARTWWRRVRGVPPGG